CCCAGCGTGATGGAAACCGGCATGCTTTCTTTAATTAATTGCATCACCGAAGAACCGCGAAACAGGCTGTCGCCGAAGTCAAAGCGGACATAATCCCACAGCAATTTAAAATAGCGCTCATGGATCGGTTTATCGAAGCCATAGCGTTTGGTGATTTCTTCGATCACTTCCGGGTCGAGCCCACGAGCCCCCCGGTAGGCGTTCTCGATATTGGGTGCGCCGCCGGTGCCAGTACGTGCCATACCGGCATCCATTCCGCTATTGGCGGTAAAACCGCTGCCGTGCCCCATTTCAATGGCTGCGATGGCCTGATCGACTGGCCCACCGGGGGCAATTTGTACAATAAAGAAGTTAATCGTGATAATCGCCCACAGGGTTGGAATGACCAGCAGGAGGCGGCGTAATAGATACGTTCCCATTTTGATTCCTTAACGTCGCTCTGCGGGCAGCGTAGCCGCCTTTTGGTTATCGAACCACCAGCCGTCGAAGCCCAGCGAATAAGCCGGGCGCACAGCGGGCATAGCAAATTTGTTCCAATAGGCGAAGCGGTCATGATTGGAATACCACATCGGAATCATGAACTGGTTCCAGGTCAGTACTCTGTCCAGCGCGCGCCCCAGCGAGAGCAGCGGCGCTTTCTGCCCTTGATGCTTAACGATTTCCTCAACGAGAGCATCAATCGCGGGATCGCTGACGCCAGGTCTGTTATAGGTCGAGTCGATGTATTGTGAGCTCCAGAACATTTGCAGGTTGTCACTGGGGTAGAGAAACGCGCTGTAAACCGTTGCCGTCATATCGAAGTCCCGCTTACGAATACGGCTGTTGAACTGCGTGCTGTCGATATTACGCACGTTCATGGTGATGCCCAGTTTCTTCAGGCTCTGTTGAAACGGCAGGACGTACTGTGAATTGCCCGCGCTTGGCAGCAACAGTTCAAACGCAAAGGGTTGTCCAGTTGTGCGATTCACCAGTTGTTGATTTTTCAATTCCCAACCGGCTTCTTCCAGCAGCTTGAGTGCCTTAAGCCAGTTTTGGCGGTCATAGCCGCTGCCGTCGGAGGAGGGCGGTTGGTAGCTGGGACCAAAGACTTCGGCAGGCACCTTGTCCTTAAGCGGCGTTAGCCAGGCGAGTTCTTCTGCGCTGGGTTCGCCTTTGGCGGCATAGTCGGTGTTTTGGAAATAGCTGTCGGTACGTTGATAGGCGTTGTAATACAGCGCCTTGTTCATCCAATTGAAGTCAAAGGCCAGCGTTAGCGCCTGACGGACTCGGCGATCCTGAAACAGCGGCCGTTGGATATTGAATGCCAGCCAGCGTGTATCCTGTGCGGACTGATTTACCTGATCCTGTTTGATGATATAGCCGCGTGCAAAGTTGCCGCCTTGATATTGCGTCGCCCAATTCTTTGGTGACCCTTCCTCGCGCAGATCGAAGGCTCCGGCTTTAAAGGCCTCCAGCGCGACGCTGTCGTCCAGATAGTAGTCGTAACGAATGCTATCGAAATTGTACTGACCTTTATTTACCGGTAGATCAGCACCCCAATAATCTTTCACGCGTGAATAGGTGACATATTGGCCGGTACGATAGGCGGTGATGCGGTAAGGGCCACTGGCGGGTGGTGGGTACGATAGTGGCTCACTGAGTTTATGATTCTTCCAGAACTTCTCCGGCATGATGGGCAATGTCATCAAACTGAACATGCGGTTTTTGTCGGAAACCGGAAAATCGAAGCGTACGGTTAGCGGTGCAACGGCTTTCGCGGTGACATCTTTAAAATAGATGCGGAATTGCGGCACGCCCTGCGTCATAAACATATTGTAGGTGAACGCGACGTCGGCTGCGGTGATCGGTGACCCGTCGTGAAAGCGGGCTTTGGGATTCATCTCGATCTCAATCCAGCGGAAATCCGCTGAATGGCGTGTTGT
The genomic region above belongs to Pectobacterium colocasium and contains:
- a CDS encoding extracellular solute-binding protein; translation: MLKRVIAAVLLCTTHFGLHAETIENSTSFALLGEPKYAENFRHFDYVNPDAPKGGSITLSALGTFDNFNRYALRGVAAARTERLYDSLFVSSDDEPGSYYPLVALTTRHSADFRWIEIEMNPKARFHDGSPITAADVAFTYNMFMTQGVPQFRIYFKDVTAKAVAPLTVRFDFPVSDKNRMFSLMTLPIMPEKFWKNHKLSEPLSYPPPASGPYRITAYRTGQYVTYSRVKDYWGADLPVNKGQYNFDSIRYDYYLDDSVALEAFKAGAFDLREEGSPKNWATQYQGGNFARGYIIKQDQVNQSAQDTRWLAFNIQRPLFQDRRVRQALTLAFDFNWMNKALYYNAYQRTDSYFQNTDYAAKGEPSAEELAWLTPLKDKVPAEVFGPSYQPPSSDGSGYDRQNWLKALKLLEEAGWELKNQQLVNRTTGQPFAFELLLPSAGNSQYVLPFQQSLKKLGITMNVRNIDSTQFNSRIRKRDFDMTATVYSAFLYPSDNLQMFWSSQYIDSTYNRPGVSDPAIDALVEEIVKHQGQKAPLLSLGRALDRVLTWNQFMIPMWYSNHDRFAYWNKFAMPAVRPAYSLGFDGWWFDNQKAATLPAERR